A DNA window from Pseudomonas antarctica contains the following coding sequences:
- a CDS encoding PRTRC system protein B, whose amino-acid sequence MLSENVSSKAMLIHHHSQTGVVSVTSHSVIPLEDGKAGFTLGAGRAFSPYDKTELAALLLNEDSGAEFLPESYLFSSRTVLTWYRRPDLHDIPFRDERIRAPLPGLIFIAAANQSFRCFAFKGNQRPTPDTELFYAPLGNVYQGGTFCTGSGNVPRDVRRENIPAWENFVLESENTHSGTIEPVAGCRSFEGLKEFYRALNEKGSKRFPASKLVSAGSYRGPLSLAQAIKGGE is encoded by the coding sequence ATGCTGAGTGAAAATGTTTCGAGTAAGGCCATGCTGATACACCACCACAGTCAGACTGGCGTGGTTTCCGTCACAAGTCATAGCGTCATCCCGCTAGAAGATGGTAAGGCCGGTTTTACGCTTGGCGCTGGCAGGGCCTTTAGCCCCTACGACAAAACAGAACTGGCTGCTTTGCTGTTGAATGAAGATTCGGGGGCAGAATTTCTTCCAGAAAGTTATCTTTTCAGCTCACGCACAGTGTTGACCTGGTACCGCCGCCCCGACCTTCACGATATTCCCTTCCGTGATGAGCGCATCCGCGCCCCGTTGCCGGGGCTAATCTTCATCGCAGCGGCAAATCAATCTTTCCGTTGCTTTGCGTTCAAAGGTAATCAGCGCCCGACACCGGACACAGAACTTTTCTATGCCCCGCTGGGGAACGTGTATCAAGGTGGGACATTCTGCACCGGCAGCGGCAACGTTCCCCGCGATGTTCGACGTGAAAACATTCCGGCATGGGAGAACTTCGTGCTTGAGAGCGAAAACACCCACAGCGGCACGATTGAGCCGGTGGCGGGCTGCCGCTCCTTTGAGGGATTGAAGGAGTTCTATCGAGCACTGAACGAAAAAGGATCGAAGCGATTTCCAGCTTCGAAATTGGTTTCTGCTGGTTCTTACCGTGGCCCGCTGTCGCTTGCGCAGGCTATCAAAGGGGGTGAGTAA
- a CDS encoding PRTRC system protein C: protein MALIEISLARVFRYAGRDHADPQPDMPVTDVLKHFARQFPKLNGAKIIDPIVENDSYVYEFRDGGFGAKG from the coding sequence ATGGCACTTATTGAAATTTCTCTCGCCCGCGTTTTCCGCTACGCCGGACGCGACCACGCCGATCCGCAGCCTGACATGCCTGTGACTGACGTGCTGAAACACTTTGCTCGTCAGTTCCCAAAGCTCAACGGAGCGAAAATTATCGACCCCATTGTGGAGAATGACAGCTATGTCTATGAGTTCCGAGACGGCGGATTTGGCGCTAAAGGTTGA